One Watersipora subatra chromosome 4, tzWatSuba1.1, whole genome shotgun sequence genomic window carries:
- the LOC137393358 gene encoding protein phosphatase 1K, mitochondrial-like — MFSAARLLSTNVALGTRSHFYALQRCKSTINISKSLQHGALIPDLRIEDTGIFTTIGKRQAQEDRHLVKTLDDGSIVLAVFDGHGGSLAAEYTAKHMSSVLESNLANNLKISDALEKTFIEINSKLLEHIKKRKIEKERYSGTTATVCLIRDNIHLHTASAGDSRALLCRRSVAEPLTSDHHPDREDEKERIQKEGGGIVSNSLGQLLVNGRLAMTRSIGDFDLKSHGVTAKPDYSYHEIKPCDDSFVALFTDGIHFSLENQDVADIILSSDSTQSAAENVSEEALGLNSQDNNTVIVLPLGSWGRHPPLNKTTSKVGLFLPLRD, encoded by the exons ATGTTTTCTGCAGCAAGGTTGTTATCTACCAACGTAGCCTTGGGAACTAGAAGTCATTTCTATGCTCTCCAACGATGTAAGTCCACCATAAATATCAGCAAAAGCCTGCAGCACGGGGCTTTAATACCTGATCTAAGGATAGAGGATACAGGGATCTTCACTACAATTGGCAAAAGACAAGCCCAAGAAGATCGACATTTGGTTAAAACACTGGATGATGGATCGATTGTCCTTGCTGTCTTTGATGGCCATGGTGGCTCTCTGGCAGCAGAATATACTGCCAAACACATGTCTAGCGTGCTTGAGTCAAATTTAGCCAACAACTTGAAAATTTCTGATGCTCTCGAGAAAACCTTTATTGAAATTAACTCCAAGTTGCTCGAACACATCAAAAAACGAAAGATTG AGAAGGAACGGTACTCCGGCACTACAGCCACCGTCTGTCTTATAAGAGATAACATCCACTTGCATACAGCTAGCGCAGGGGACAGTCGAGCTCTTCTTTGTCGTAGGTCAGTTGCGGAGCCTCTCACTAGTGACCACCACCCTGACAGGGAAGATGAAAAGGAGAGGATTCAAAAAGAAGGAGGTGGCATCGTCAGCAACAGTCTTGGACAACTCCTA GTCAATGGACGGTTGGCTATGACAAGGAGTATCGGAGACTTTGACCTCAAGTCTCACGGGGTGACGGCTAAACCTGACTACAGTTACCACGAG ATTAAACCGTGTGACGACTCCTTTGTTGCTCTCTTCACGGACGGAATCCATTTCTCTTTAGAAAATCAAGATGTAGCTGACATTATCCTCTCATCAGACTCTACCCAATCCGCCGCAGAGAATGTCTCAGAGGAAGCTTTAGGGCTCAACTCACAGGACAACAATACAGTCATTGTCCTGCCACTCGGTTCTTGGGGTCGTCACCCACCTCTTAACAAGACTACGTCTAAAGTTGGTTTATTTCTGCCACTAAGAGACTAA
- the LOC137394199 gene encoding protein GVQW3-like: MADQNEQRVCIKCCAKLGKSLSDTLQMLHTAFGDESLKKTQVYEWHKRFRKGREEVEDDKRCGAPTSRRTVTAIDTVKAIVNADRRVTIREVSQQTGLSFGTIHKILKDDLNMHRVAAKFVPRLLNDDQKQRRIDICSELKTAVLHDPDFLKTVITADESWVYGYDPETKMQSSQ, translated from the coding sequence ATGGCCGATCAAAACGAACAACGCGTCTGTATAAAATGTTGTGCTAAACTCGGTAAATCACTATCAGATACCCTTCAAATGTTGCATACAGCCTTCGGGGATGAGTCCCTGAAAAAAACACAAGTCTATGAATGGCACAAACGGTTTAGAAAAGGAAGAGAAGAGGTTGAAGACGATAAACGCTGTGGAGCTCCAACATCACGAAGGACTGTCACTGCTATTGACACTGTAAAGGCTATAGTCAACGCTGATCGCCGTGTTACTATACGAGAAGTAAGCCAACAAACTGGGCTTTCTTTTGGTACcattcataaaatattaaaagatgATCTTAACATGCATAGGGTAGCTGCAAAGTTTGTTCCACGTTTGCTGAATGATGATCAAAAGCAGAGAAGAATTGACATTTGTAGCGAACTTAAGACAGCAGTACTGCATGATCCCGACTTCCTAAAAACTGTTATAACAGCTGATGAAAGCTGGGTGTATGGGTACGACCCTGAAACCAAAATGCAGAGTTCACAGTGA
- the LOC137392803 gene encoding hepatocyte growth factor-regulated tyrosine kinase substrate-like: MSAYGTGKSGFKQALEKGTSAQSADTDWDAIVAICDFVRSGEVKPQYAIENISKKISQDNQTTSLHALQILESVVKNCGPKVHSEVATPYFMEFMRKQSKLKVDSVKAKILELIQCWEYAFRDNSEYSAVSETFNEMKNSGVTFPVLREADAMFTSEVPPEWKEETHCYNCRTEFGLITRRHHCRACGQSFCAKCSSKSSMISKFGIEKEVRVCDSCYGKLNSSSGNSASAGSKGDDSELPAEYLNSPLYKQSLKETKSPASGGKTKEEVEEEEQLQLALAISQSEAEAKEQEKKKRQTFMSLDARPPGFGAEQPVSQPAGPKIELDKDSVAPELQRYFDRGYWEQKEAKNTAPAALPSQQPKATEPSKIVTIATTPSAPPPSQSEPSYTMNSQTESEVYQSGAEEVEPEEDEMVREQFMKDMSSSIDVFVNRMNSNSARGRSIINDSSVQTLFAALQSMHPKLLGYIQVQEDKRSQYEGLQDKLAQLRDARDALNSLRQEHEEKRRIEAQERAKRKQIQMMQKLDVLRKQKQQVLDRQRLEALQKLHQQEAEMKARMQMQKQQTQMRQAQLHGFPQELQTGYGTYNSMMMPGTDYQLGQYGPQQGMGMQPPQMQAPYSQAMEGQQPMPAQMLVYGYDGQMHSSGYQGGHGGYMPPTSQNSFNSSPQPPVPGPPQHLAQMPPQQINHQPAGDQQMGNQQRLLNHQLQQLPNQQQQLPNQQQQLPNQQQQLPNQQQQLPNQQPQLPNQQQQLPNQQPQLPNQQPQLPNQIQQTPMAHPGQAFNPYNMQGMSENLPSSGPPTYQSIMQQPNQHMSGQYPPQHVTPQSGYSNPGQYQQYPPDQQFQQAPPAVDDSQLISFD, encoded by the exons atgtcagCTTACGGTACTGGTAAAAGCGGTTTTAAACAAGCACTAG aaaaagGAACTTCTGCGCAGTCAGCAGATACAGACTGGGATGCTATAGTGGCCATATGTGACTTTGTTCGAAGCGGTGAAGTCAA GCCCCAGTATGCAATTGAGAACATTTCTAAGAAGATATCTCAAGATAATCAGACAACATCTCTCCATGCTTTGCAG ATTTTAGAATCGGTAGTGAAGAACTGTGGGCCGAAGGTGCACAGTGAGGTGGCCACCCCCTACTTCATGGAGTTTATGAGGAAACAGTCTAAG CTAAAAGTGGACAGCGTGAAAGCTAAGATTCTGGAGCTAATTCAATGCTGGGAGTATGCATTCAGGGACAACAGCGAGTACTCGGCAGTCTCAGAAACCTTCAACGAAATGAAAAACTCTG GGGTAACATTTCCTGTGCTTCGCGAAGCTGATGCAATGTTCACCTCGGAAGTGCCTCCAGAATGGAAAGAAGAAACTCACTGCTATAACTGCAGAACAGAATTCGGTCTAATCACTCGGCGG CACCACTGCAGAGCCTGCGGGCAGAGCTTCTGTGCGAAATGTTCATCCAAGTCATCCATGATTTCAAAGTTTGGTATCGAGAAGGAAGTGCGAGTGTGTGATAGCTGTTACGGGAAGCTCAACTCTAGTTCTGG GAACTCGGCATCAGCTGGCAGCAAAGGTGATGATTCTGAGTTGCCAGCCGAGTACCTCAACAGCCCACTATATAAGCAGTCTCTTAAGGAGACCAAGAGCCCTGCATCTGGGG GTAAAACCAAGGAAGAGGTAGAAGAAGAGGAACAGCTACAGCTAGCCTTAGCTATCAGTCAGAGTGAGGCTGAAGCTAAAGAACAAGAGAAGAAAAAAAGGCAAACCTTCATGTCATTGGACGCTCGGCCTCCAGGCTTCGGTGCAGAACAACCTGTG AGCCAGCCAGCTGGCCCTAAGATTGAGCTGGATAAGGATTCAGTGGCACCAGAGTTACAGCGATACTTTGATAGAGGCTATTGGGAGCAGAAGGAGGCTAAGAATACTGCACCCGCTGCTTTGCCATCTCAACAGCCTAAGGCTACGGAACCTTCAAAGATTGTCACGATAGCGACCACCCCGTCTGCCCCGCCGCCATCCCAAAGCGAACCAAGTTATACTATGAATAGCCAGACTGAAAGTGAG GTCTATCAGTCTGGAGCTGAAGAAGTGGAGCCCGAGGAAGATGAGATGGTAAGAGAACAATTCATGAAGGACATGTCGAGCAGCATTGATGTCTTCGTAAATAGAATGAACAGCAACTCTGCCCGTGGCCGCAGCATTATTAATGATTCGTCAGTGCAGACATTGTTTGCTGCTCTGCAGAGCATGCACCCCAAATTGCTCGGGTACATTCAGGTGCAGGAGGACAAGCGAT CTCAGTATGAGGGACTACAAGACAAGCTGGCTCAGCTGAGAGATGCAAGAGATGCCCTCAATTCTCTAAGGCAAGAGCATGAGGAGAAGCGACGAATAGAAGCGCAGGAGAGAGCAAAGAGAAAACAGATTCAGATGATGCAGAAGCTGGATGTCCTACGCAAGCAGAAGCAG CAAGTGTTGGACAGGCAGCGACTGGAGGCTCTACAGAAGTTGCATCAGCAGGAGGCAGAGATGAAGGCGAGGATGCAGATGCAAAAGCAGCAAACTCAAATGAGGCAAGCACAGTTGCACGGCTTTCCACAG GAGCTTCAGACCGGGTATGGCACTTATAATTCAATGATGATGCCTGGTACGGACTATCAGCTGGGTCAGTACGGTCCGCAGCAAGGGATGGGTATGCAGCCTCCACAAATGCAAGCTCCATATTCTCAGGCTATGGAGGGACAGCAGCCTATGCCTGCGCAGATGCTGGTTTATGGCTATGATGGTCAAATGCACTCGTCTG GATATCAAGGAGGACATGGAGGTTATATGCCTCCAACTAGCCAGAATAGTTTCAATTCTTCGCCCCAGCCGCCGGTGCCTGGACCGCCTCAACACCTTGCCCAAATGCCTCCCCAACAAATTAATCATCAGCCAGCAGGAGATCAGCAAATGGGAAATCAACAACGGCTGCTCAACCACCAGCTACAACAGTTGCCCAACCAGCAACAACAACTGCCCAACCAGCAACAACAGTTGCCCAACCAGCAACAACAACTGCCCAACCAGCAGCAACAACTGCCTAACCAGCAGCCACAGTTGCCCAACCAGCAGCAGCAACTGCCCAACCAGCAGCCACAGCTGCCTAATCAGCAGCCACAGTTGCCCAACCAGATTCAGCAAACCCCAATGGCTCATCCAGGGCAAGCATTCAACCCTTACAACATGCAAG GCATGTCAGAAAATTTGCCAAGCAGTGGACCTCCAACCTATCAGTCTATTATGCAGCAGCCCAACCAGCACATGTCAGGACAGTACCCACCACAGCATGTCACTCCCCAATCTGGCTACAGTAATCCTGGGCAGTACCAGCAGTACCCACCTGATCAGCAATTCCAGCAAGCACCACCAGCTGTAGATGATTCGCAGCTTATTTCTTTTGACTAA
- the LOC137392804 gene encoding uncharacterized protein isoform X1, translating to MVMFSHATSHAKSSKKNTFTRRSLSIETGVIPPKSDIIGKDKNGNINYPYSISKQPVFAQRRMHRSKSQNDMHTYTQEHENIVKYLSATWQSVKRDLDNKKNDSSAEGGTVYYIEKELNPVLKDFMPFDLERFLADRLYQKYLPSS from the exons ATGGTAATGTTTTCCCATGCTACATCGCACGCAAAAAGTTCTAAAAAGAACACCTTCACAAGACGAT CTTTGTCTATTGAGACTGGGGTTATACCGCCTAAGTCTGATATAATAGGGAAGGATAAAAATGGCAACATCAATTATCCTTACAGCAT CAGTAAACAGCCTGTGTTTGCTCAGAGAAGAATGCATCGCTCCAAGTCACAGAATGACATGCATACTTACACGCAGGAGCATGAGAATATAGTCAAATATTTATCTGCTA CTTGGCAGAGTGTTAAAAGAGACTTagacaataagaaaaatgaTTCTAGTGCAG AAGGTGGAACAGTATACTACATAGAGAAGGAACTCAACCCTGTGCTTAAAG ATTTCATGCCTTTCGACCTAGAAAGGTTTTTAGCTGATAGATTATACCAGAAGTACTTGCCAAGTTCATAG
- the LOC137392804 gene encoding uncharacterized protein isoform X2 — MVMFSHATSHAKSSKKNTFTRRSLSIETGVIPPKSDIIGKDKNGNINYPYSIKQPVFAQRRMHRSKSQNDMHTYTQEHENIVKYLSATWQSVKRDLDNKKNDSSAEGGTVYYIEKELNPVLKDFMPFDLERFLADRLYQKYLPSS, encoded by the exons ATGGTAATGTTTTCCCATGCTACATCGCACGCAAAAAGTTCTAAAAAGAACACCTTCACAAGACGAT CTTTGTCTATTGAGACTGGGGTTATACCGCCTAAGTCTGATATAATAGGGAAGGATAAAAATGGCAACATCAATTATCCTTACAGCAT TAAACAGCCTGTGTTTGCTCAGAGAAGAATGCATCGCTCCAAGTCACAGAATGACATGCATACTTACACGCAGGAGCATGAGAATATAGTCAAATATTTATCTGCTA CTTGGCAGAGTGTTAAAAGAGACTTagacaataagaaaaatgaTTCTAGTGCAG AAGGTGGAACAGTATACTACATAGAGAAGGAACTCAACCCTGTGCTTAAAG ATTTCATGCCTTTCGACCTAGAAAGGTTTTTAGCTGATAGATTATACCAGAAGTACTTGCCAAGTTCATAG